The Arachis ipaensis cultivar K30076 chromosome B03, Araip1.1, whole genome shotgun sequence region GTTTGCtttaaatgttaaaaaaaaacgatttctttttcttgtttgttgTGTGGTGGATTTGGCAAAGACGCAACAATGGCATTTTCAATTCTGATCAACCTTGGTCTCCAACTAAGCTTCAAGTCCTTATATATAATTCTTGTCAAGATTTCAACAAATCAGTTCATGTCCAAGAAGTTGATACCCCTTTTTCTTTGTTGATTGATTGGGTAGTTCCACTAATAAATAAGTTCAAGATAAATTGTGATGTCAGTTTTATGGGAGATATTGGTGCAGCGGATTTTGGTTGTATCATCAGAAACTCAGCTTGTAAGTGCGTAAAATGTTGTGCTGGTCGTCTTTCGTCTAATTCAGTTCTTAGAGGAGAGTTTTTTGCTATTTGACAGGGTATGACTCTGGCTTAGGAGATGGGTCTTTGTAATGTCATTTATAAAACGGATTGTCTTAAAATTGCTCTTTTTATACAAGCTACAAATGCCTTTGTTCATGTGTTGGATAAAGATATTGTAAAAAAAATTCAACATATATTTGTTAGAAATTGGCGTGCTTTTCTTAATTGGATGTTGTGTTTTGTTAAtgttgttattgattccttgGCCAAAGAAGCTACAAGATATAATGAGCTTTATAAAAAATGGATTACTCTTACTGAGAATTAGGAGTGCACTTGGGACCGGGTGAAACTAGATTCGTCTTAATTCGGATCCGAccctaaataatgaccgggtctatttttgagatccTTATCTGATCCTAAATTCGGTGAAATCACACCACTTTCAGACTACACTAGGACCGGGTCTCGACCGGGTGATCCGAccctaaataatgaccgggtctatttttgagatccTTATCTGATCCTAAATTCGGTGAAATCACACCACTTTCAGACTACACTAGGACCGGGTCTCGACCGGGTGAAGTCCATGTCTTGCTAAATTTTATGTCAAAATTATGAAGCACtcatttataaagaaaaaaaaaatacttgttaTAGAGAAGTTGATAACCATATTTGAACTTAAATTTATCCATAGATTCTAATTTTATActtctttgatctattttctaattcaacaaatgtgattaaaaataaaacaataaacttataattaatataatatagtattggaattaatttaaaacatatatatccTTTTTAGTCCCCTTTGATACACATAGGTCTGGTGAAGTAAGATTTGCCTTAATCCAAATCCAATCCTAAATAATAACTGGATCTATTTTTGATATTCTTATCCGGTCTTAGATTCAGTAAAATCATACCAAATTAGTCTCAAAATATTTAAGTCTAAACCGAATCTTTGAATCGGATTGGATCATGTGCACCCCTACTGAAAACATTAAAagactaataaaaaatttaaagaaacttttaactttttaatTAAGAAGTTTGTTGGTTTCTTTGTGTATTTGTAttatttatgagagaaaaaaaaaaacactaatacAGGAAGTTAGGAAGTCAATTTTGATGCATTATATATAAAAACATTTAAATATATGCAGTAATCATATATTATGTTATTAAAAAGGAATTTGGTATAGTAATTTAAAATCCTATTAATAAAAGCAAGGATACTAACAATATAGCAATAGTAGTactatatatgtatttaattaaACAACTATATCATTACAAATAATTGCTTTTCGTAAATATCATGCGAATAATTCTTTAAAAACAAATATATTAAGTGTTTGTTTAGCTTtactattttgataaaaaaaaattttttttttaaagctcGGCAAAACAAGTCCTAAGTGATTATGTAAAATAACTTATaacacatcaaaattaaactcaacaaattattGTCTATAATTGTTTTGGGGGGGTGGGATGTGATCAAGGTGTGAAGATTGGCCTGAATTATTAGAATAATAATATAAGTGACTTGTAAAGTTTGGATGTGTCGTAAGTCGTAACAGAGATCGGGGAAGAAGAAGCACTCACATTATTAGTAGCATAAGTATATAGTAATCCAAGTAGGTTTTCACATTCCAATTCGTCCTGCGTTGATTGTTGACTTCACTGATACTCGCTGGAATTGGGAAATGGGGACTGCCATAATTCGCAGGAGCATCACCCGCTACCTCAACCACCCTTCTCTtctttctgcttcttcttcttcttggtgtTTGAGTCAGCAACAACATGCGCGTGTTTCGAACCCCCTTTCATCATTTCTTCACACCAAAACCAGCGGTGGCGGTGCAGCACTTCCTTCTTACATGCGAGGAGCTGTGTATTGGGAACCCAACAAGCCTCTCACCATTGAAGAGTTCAACATGCCTCGACCCAAGGCCGGGGAGCTTCTCATCAAAACCAAGGGTATATTCAATCAATTACTATTATTATGAGTTTGATCAATCCAATGtcgtgattatgaatgaatgcattTGCAGCTTGTGGAGTTTGCCACTCTGATTTGCATGTTTTGAAAGGTGAAATCCCTTTCTCAAGTCCATGTGTTGTGGGTCATGAGATCACTGGTGAAGTTGTTGAACATGGACCTCTCTCGGACCCCAAAATTATTGAAAGGTCAACACTTGCTTACAATTCTCAACAAACACTCTCTTTCACTGTTTCCCTATTAGTGTTTTGTGTCTGATCATGTTCTGGTTCGTAACAGTTATTATTTTTCCATATTTCAGGCTTCCACTTGGATCTCGAGTTGTTGGGTCCTTCATCATGCCTTGTGGCAACTGCTCCTATTGTTCAAAGGTACTAATATAACCATGGATTTAGAAAATCCACTCTATATCCCAACTGAATTATCGTTTGCTCTTGATGTTTTCTAAAATGACATACAGGGCCATGATGATCTATGTGAAGATTTCTTTGCTTATAATCGTGCAAAAGGAACACTATATGATGGTGAAACTCGATTATTTCTTAGAGGCAGTGGTTCGTATTATTTCCATGTTATTCGCAAATGTTCTTGTAATGTTTTATAATTTCATACTAAGGGCCTGTATATAAACATTCTCAATTATTTGTTTTGACCTACTACATATTTCTATTTTCTGCAATGGCAAGAATATCTAATCTTAATAATCTGATCTTTTGTTACCCGAATACTGAAAATCGTTTGCAATTTATATAGGAAAACCAGTATTTATGTATAGTATGGGAGGGCTTGCAGAGTACTGTGTTGTGCCAGCAAATGCTTTGTGTGTATTACCGAAAGCATTGCCATATAGCGAATCTGCAATTCTAGGATGTGCTGTTTTTACTGCTTACGGTGCTATGGCTCATGCGGCTGAGGTGCGTCCTGGTGATTCTGTTGCTGTTATTGGAACTGGGGGTGTTGGTTCTAGGTAAATGAACCAATTTTCAAATTAATGTTACACAGTTGAATCTTGCTCAGCcttgctttttattatttttgttgtgTTCATAGTCCTTGCTTGAGCTAAAACAGgttaataattaataactaacCCTTGAAATCTCCATGTCCTGTATTTTTTCTATTTGTTTGATTAATGTGGAAGCTAGTTAATTAGAGAAAACATTATATAATGATGTCTCACTTGCCTTACACTTAAACTACACACAAAATCACTTCACTCTATAGTATtcaacacaaattaaagaaaaaagaaattctATTTAGTATTTACAAAAATGATAAATAATAAACTTGGTTTATAAGTAATGAAATGAGACAATGCCCGTgagcaaataaataataaactccccttcaaaaataaataataaactcaCTTTGGCTTTTATATATGAAGTGGATTTTGGGGAAAACATCATATCAACTTTGCTTAGCTGGATTTAGTCACAAAATAACGGCGGCGGTTTGACTTCGCTACTTGGTTTGCCACAGGAATTGAATTCcacaattttgttttattttctgctTATTATTTTAAGGAGAAATTAAGACCAAGAAGGCAACAATCACGTTCAGTAGTTTGTAGCCAGTTTGTGTGTGATTGAAATTGAAGCTCAGCCACATCTGTTAAGTATCATACTCATTTTATTTGGTTCTTCATTATCACTT contains the following coding sequences:
- the LOC107630902 gene encoding uncharacterized protein LOC107630902 codes for the protein MGTAIIRRSITRYLNHPSLLSASSSSWCLSQQQHARVSNPLSSFLHTKTSGGGAALPSYMRGAVYWEPNKPLTIEEFNMPRPKAGELLIKTKACGVCHSDLHVLKGEIPFSSPCVVGHEITGEVVEHGPLSDPKIIERLPLGSRVVGSFIMPCGNCSYCSKGHDDLCEDFFAYNRAKGTLYDGETRLFLRGSGKPVFMYSMGGLAEYCVVPANALCVLPKALPYSESAILGCAVFTAYGAMAHAAEVRPGDSVAVIGTGGVGSSCLQIARAFGASDIIAVDVQDEKLQKAKTFGATHTINSTKEDPIQKIIEITGGKGVDVAVEALGKPQTFAQCTQSVKDGGKAVMIGLAQAGSVGEMDINRLVRRKIQIIGSYGGRARQDLPKLMRLAESGIFNLEHAVSRRYTFEEAAKAFQDLNQGNIVGRAVIDIN